A window from Aquabacterium sp. NJ1 encodes these proteins:
- a CDS encoding heparan-alpha-glucosaminide N-acetyltransferase — translation MACFHFCFDLSNYRLLDANFYTDALWTNQRTCILSLFLLCAGAGQAVATSQGQSWARFWRRWAQIVGCAALVSLGSWFMFPNSFIYFGVLHGMAVMLIIARLMAPLGNWLWPLGVLAVSLPQFVSHPFFDGRLTNWVGLVTHKPITEDYVPLLPWIGVMWWGLAGTQWLLRHRAHWLAWATDAHAGEPAVSGDNAGPARVRQGVRKGLATLGRWSLTFYMVHQPVLIGGLLAWMALTGRPVP, via the coding sequence ATGGCGTGTTTCCACTTCTGCTTCGACCTCAGCAACTACCGCCTGCTGGACGCCAATTTCTACACCGATGCGCTGTGGACCAACCAGCGCACCTGCATCCTGTCGCTGTTCCTGCTGTGCGCCGGGGCGGGGCAGGCCGTGGCGACCAGCCAGGGGCAGAGCTGGGCCCGGTTCTGGCGCCGCTGGGCCCAGATCGTGGGCTGCGCTGCCCTGGTCAGCCTGGGCAGCTGGTTCATGTTCCCCAACAGCTTCATCTACTTTGGCGTGCTGCACGGCATGGCCGTGATGCTGATCATCGCGCGGCTCATGGCGCCACTGGGCAACTGGCTGTGGCCGCTGGGTGTGCTGGCGGTGAGCCTGCCCCAGTTCGTGTCCCACCCCTTCTTTGACGGCCGCCTGACGAACTGGGTGGGCCTGGTCACGCACAAGCCCATCACGGAAGACTACGTGCCGCTGCTGCCATGGATCGGGGTGATGTGGTGGGGGCTGGCCGGTACGCAATGGCTGCTGCGGCATCGTGCTCATTGGCTAGCATGGGCCACAGATGCACATGCGGGTGAACCCGCAGTTTCAGGCGACAATGCCGGGCCGGCGCGTGTGCGGCAGGGCGTCCGCAAGGGCCTGGCCACGCTGGGCCGCTGGAGCCTGACTTTTTACATGGTGCATCAACCTGTGCTGATCGGCGGCCTGCTGGCGTGGATGGCGCTGACCGGCCGCCCGGTGCCGTGA
- the rpiA gene encoding ribose-5-phosphate isomerase RpiA — protein sequence MTQDELKTLVGRAALDYVQAGSIVGVGTGSTVDKFIDALGEAVKADPARVAGAVSSSVRSTERLQALGIKVLPSESVTALGVYIDGADEIDHQGNMIKGGGAALTREKIVADLAEKFVCIADESKLVDVLGKFPLPVEVIPMAAAQVIRAFAKLGGTGKVREGVTTDNGNVIVDVTGLQITQPAQFESDINQWPGVVTVGVFARNKASVCLLGTSQGVKTLSF from the coding sequence ATGACCCAAGACGAACTCAAGACCCTGGTGGGCCGCGCGGCCCTTGACTACGTGCAAGCTGGCAGCATCGTTGGCGTAGGCACAGGCTCGACGGTCGACAAGTTCATTGATGCCCTGGGCGAGGCCGTGAAGGCCGATCCGGCCCGCGTCGCCGGCGCCGTGTCCAGCTCGGTTCGCAGCACGGAGCGCCTGCAAGCGCTGGGCATCAAGGTGCTGCCCTCCGAGTCCGTGACCGCGCTGGGCGTCTACATCGACGGTGCCGATGAAATCGACCACCAGGGCAACATGATCAAGGGCGGCGGCGCGGCCCTGACCCGTGAAAAGATCGTGGCCGACCTGGCCGAGAAGTTCGTCTGCATTGCCGATGAGTCCAAGCTGGTGGACGTGCTGGGCAAGTTCCCGCTGCCCGTCGAGGTGATCCCCATGGCTGCTGCGCAGGTGATCCGTGCGTTCGCCAAGCTCGGCGGTACCGGCAAGGTTCGCGAAGGCGTGACCACCGACAACGGCAATGTGATCGTAGACGTGACCGGCCTTCAGATCACCCAGCCCGCACAGTTCGAGTCGGACATCAACCAGTGGCCTGGTGTGGTGACGGTTGGCGTGTTCGCCCGCAACAAGGCTTCGGTGTGCCTGCTGGGCACCTCACAAGGCGTCAAGACGCTGAGCTTCTGA
- a CDS encoding TIGR03862 family flavoprotein: MTDSLQDKTPERASTGPRVAIVGGGPAGLMAAEVLSRQGVSVDLFDAMPSVGRKFLLAGRGGLNLTHSEPLPAFLTRFGSRQADLAPQIHQFTPDDLRAWAKGLGIDTFVGTSGRVFPTDMKAAPLLRAWLHRLRQAGVRFHMRHRWAGWADTGELRFNAPQGEVLVSADATVLALGGASWARLGSDGAWVAPLEAAGASVAPLRPANCGFDVQPTGPDRSGWSDHLRQRFAGQPIKPVAVSFVGQDGQIHYQQGEFVLTDTGVEGSLIYAFSARIRDEIERTGQATIHLDLLPQHTLAQVQAETARPRGPRSLSTHLKSRLGIQGIKMALLHECLTPAELNDAQALAGKIKALPITLARPRPVDEAISTAGGVTFESLDARSMLKARPGVFCCGEMLDWEAPTGGYLLTASMASGKAAGAGVSAYLNALE, translated from the coding sequence TTGACTGATTCTCTGCAAGACAAGACGCCCGAACGCGCGTCAACCGGCCCGCGCGTGGCGATCGTGGGTGGCGGGCCGGCGGGCCTGATGGCGGCAGAAGTGCTGTCCCGGCAGGGCGTGAGCGTGGACCTGTTCGACGCCATGCCTTCGGTGGGGCGCAAGTTCCTGCTGGCGGGGCGAGGCGGCCTGAACCTCACGCACTCCGAACCGCTGCCTGCTTTCCTGACACGCTTTGGCAGCCGGCAGGCCGATCTGGCGCCGCAGATTCACCAGTTCACGCCAGATGATCTGCGTGCCTGGGCAAAGGGGTTGGGCATCGACACCTTCGTGGGCACGTCTGGCCGTGTCTTCCCGACGGACATGAAAGCCGCGCCGCTGTTGCGTGCCTGGCTGCACCGTTTGCGCCAGGCCGGCGTGCGCTTTCACATGCGCCACCGCTGGGCGGGTTGGGCCGATACCGGCGAATTGCGCTTCAACGCGCCGCAAGGCGAGGTGCTGGTGAGCGCTGATGCCACCGTGCTGGCGCTTGGTGGCGCCAGTTGGGCTCGGCTGGGCTCCGATGGCGCCTGGGTTGCGCCGCTGGAAGCCGCCGGGGCCAGCGTGGCGCCGCTGCGCCCGGCCAACTGCGGCTTTGATGTGCAGCCTACCGGGCCGGATCGATCGGGCTGGAGCGATCACCTGCGCCAGCGCTTTGCGGGCCAGCCGATCAAGCCCGTGGCCGTGTCCTTCGTCGGGCAAGATGGGCAAATCCACTACCAGCAAGGCGAGTTCGTCCTGACCGATACCGGCGTGGAAGGCAGCCTGATCTATGCCTTCTCGGCACGCATCCGCGACGAAATCGAGCGCACGGGCCAGGCCACCATCCACCTTGATCTGCTGCCGCAGCACACCTTGGCTCAGGTGCAGGCGGAAACCGCCAGGCCGCGCGGCCCACGCAGCTTGTCCACCCACCTCAAGAGCCGGCTGGGCATCCAGGGCATCAAGATGGCCCTGCTGCACGAGTGCCTGACGCCGGCCGAGTTGAATGACGCACAAGCGCTGGCTGGCAAGATCAAGGCACTGCCGATCACCTTGGCACGCCCCCGACCTGTGGACGAGGCCATCAGCACGGCGGGCGGCGTGACCTTCGAATCGCTGGACGCCCGCAGCATGCTCAAGGCCCGGCCGGGCGTGTTCTGCTGCGGCGAAATGCTGGACTGGGAAGCGCCCACCGGCGGCTATCTGCTGACGGCCAGCATGGCCTCGGGCAAGGCTGCGGGCGCGGGCGTGTCGGCGTATCTGAACGCGCTCGAGTAA
- a CDS encoding glutaredoxin family protein: MSGSSAWALYKVVGPDGRITYTDRPPSDRPAQTIQTNGATASTEGLPYELQRVVSRYPVSLFTGPKCASCDAARQFLKERGVPFVEKTVSTPDDVKAYTKQEATDQLPTARIGQKQLLGYSQTEWASYIDAAGYPAKSALPLNYRWPDATPLAPPAESKPASPASNRNAAPAPADSPAPPAGSSPAGIRF, translated from the coding sequence ATGTCCGGCTCGTCCGCGTGGGCGCTCTACAAGGTGGTGGGCCCCGACGGCCGGATCACCTATACCGATCGCCCGCCCAGTGACCGCCCTGCGCAAACCATTCAAACCAATGGTGCCACCGCATCCACGGAGGGCTTGCCCTACGAGTTGCAGCGCGTGGTGAGCCGCTACCCGGTCAGCCTGTTCACCGGGCCCAAGTGCGCTTCCTGCGATGCAGCACGCCAGTTCCTGAAAGAGCGCGGTGTGCCTTTCGTCGAGAAAACCGTTTCAACCCCGGATGACGTCAAGGCCTATACCAAGCAGGAGGCCACCGACCAGTTGCCGACTGCCCGCATCGGCCAGAAGCAGCTGCTGGGCTACAGCCAGACCGAGTGGGCCAGCTACATCGATGCGGCAGGGTATCCGGCCAAGTCCGCCCTGCCCTTGAACTACCGTTGGCCGGATGCGACCCCTTTGGCGCCACCTGCCGAAAGCAAGCCTGCATCGCCCGCCTCCAACCGCAACGCGGCGCCGGCGCCTGCTGACTCGCCTGCACCGCCTGCGGGCTCTTCGCCCGCCGGTATCCGCTTCTGA
- a CDS encoding M3 family metallopeptidase, which translates to MSTNPLLDTTGLPLFDQIKPEHVTPALDTLLADAEAALAKVVGPDVPADYDALSLLLDVSTERLGRAWGAVGHLNAVADTPELRAAFNDNLPRITEFYTRLGADERLYAKYKALNEAQKTVDPELRLSPARQRALDNALRAFVLGGAELQGQAKVRFAEIQELQAARSQAFSEHVMDETDAYAHYVRTEELDGVPDDIIQATKAMAEGESKEGHKLTLHMPVYLPVMQYANNRHLRETMYRAYSTRASEFGPSERDNTPLMTEIVALRQEEAQLLGYKTFAEVSLVPKMANSPQQVMDFLRDLAKRARPFAEKDMAELREFARTECGIDDLQAWDVAFVSEKLKEARYAFSDQEVKQYFTEPTVLKGLFGLIESLFDVKILPDTAPVWHESVRFFRIERAGKLVGQFYLDPYARTGKRPGAWMDDVRGRWKRPDNGATQTPVAHLVCNFAKGVGDKPALLTHDDVTTLFHEFGHGLHHMLTQVEDLGVSGISGVEWDAVELPSQFMENFCWEWDVVQKLTSHVDTGAHLPRELFDKMIAAKNFQSGMQTLRQIEFSLFDMRLHAEPGREANVQSVIDEVRQEVAVNIPPAFNRFQHSFSHIFAGGYAAGYYSYKWAEVLSADAYAAFEEAATPATGVLNPEVGRRYREAILEAGGSRSAMENFKAFRGREPRIDALLRHQGMS; encoded by the coding sequence ATGAGCACCAACCCATTGCTAGACACCACCGGCCTGCCCCTGTTTGACCAGATCAAGCCGGAGCATGTCACCCCTGCACTGGACACCCTGCTGGCGGATGCCGAAGCCGCGCTGGCCAAGGTGGTCGGCCCCGATGTCCCTGCTGACTACGATGCGCTGTCCCTCTTGCTGGACGTGAGCACCGAGCGCCTGGGCCGAGCCTGGGGCGCCGTGGGCCACCTCAACGCCGTGGCGGACACGCCCGAGCTGCGCGCCGCCTTCAACGACAACCTGCCGCGCATCACCGAGTTCTACACGCGCCTGGGTGCCGATGAACGCCTGTATGCCAAGTACAAGGCCCTCAACGAAGCGCAAAAGACCGTCGATCCTGAACTGCGCCTGAGCCCTGCCCGCCAGCGCGCGCTGGACAACGCCCTGCGCGCCTTCGTGCTGGGTGGCGCCGAGCTGCAAGGCCAGGCCAAGGTACGTTTTGCCGAAATCCAGGAGCTGCAGGCGGCGCGTTCGCAAGCCTTCTCCGAGCACGTGATGGACGAAACCGATGCCTACGCGCATTACGTCCGCACGGAAGAGCTCGACGGCGTGCCCGATGACATCATCCAGGCCACCAAGGCGATGGCCGAGGGCGAGTCCAAAGAGGGCCACAAGCTGACCCTGCACATGCCGGTCTACCTGCCCGTCATGCAGTACGCGAACAACCGCCACCTGCGCGAAACCATGTACCGTGCCTACAGCACGCGTGCCAGCGAGTTCGGCCCATCGGAGCGTGACAACACGCCCCTGATGACCGAGATCGTGGCCCTGCGCCAGGAAGAGGCGCAGCTGCTGGGCTACAAGACCTTTGCCGAGGTCTCGCTGGTGCCCAAGATGGCCAACAGCCCGCAGCAGGTGATGGACTTCCTGCGTGACCTGGCCAAGCGTGCCCGCCCCTTCGCCGAGAAGGACATGGCCGAGCTGCGTGAGTTCGCCAGGACCGAATGCGGCATCGATGACCTGCAAGCCTGGGACGTGGCCTTCGTGAGCGAGAAGCTCAAGGAAGCACGCTATGCCTTCAGCGATCAGGAAGTCAAACAGTACTTCACCGAGCCGACCGTGCTCAAGGGCCTGTTTGGCCTGATCGAATCCTTGTTCGACGTGAAGATCCTGCCTGATACGGCCCCCGTCTGGCACGAATCGGTGCGCTTCTTCCGCATCGAGCGCGCTGGCAAGCTGGTCGGCCAGTTCTACCTCGACCCCTATGCCCGCACCGGCAAGCGCCCTGGCGCCTGGATGGACGATGTGCGTGGCCGCTGGAAGCGTCCTGACAACGGCGCCACCCAGACCCCCGTGGCCCATCTGGTGTGCAACTTTGCCAAGGGTGTGGGCGACAAGCCTGCCCTGCTGACGCACGACGACGTCACCACCCTGTTCCACGAGTTCGGCCACGGTCTGCACCACATGCTGACCCAGGTTGAAGACCTGGGCGTGTCCGGCATCAGCGGTGTTGAGTGGGATGCCGTCGAGTTGCCCAGCCAGTTCATGGAGAACTTTTGTTGGGAGTGGGACGTGGTCCAGAAGCTCACCAGCCATGTGGATACCGGTGCGCACCTGCCCCGCGAGCTGTTCGACAAGATGATCGCCGCCAAGAACTTCCAGAGCGGCATGCAGACCCTGCGCCAGATCGAGTTCTCGCTGTTCGACATGCGCCTGCACGCCGAACCGGGCCGCGAAGCCAATGTGCAGTCGGTCATTGACGAGGTTCGTCAGGAAGTGGCGGTCAACATCCCCCCCGCGTTTAATCGCTTCCAGCACAGCTTTTCACACATCTTTGCAGGCGGATACGCTGCGGGCTACTACAGCTACAAGTGGGCTGAGGTACTCTCGGCAGATGCTTATGCCGCTTTTGAAGAGGCTGCCACACCGGCAACCGGCGTGCTCAACCCCGAGGTGGGCCGTCGCTACCGCGAGGCCATTCTGGAGGCGGGCGGCAGCCGCTCGGCCATGGAGAACTTCAAGGCCTTCCGTGGCCGCGAGCCCCGGATCGACGCCTTGTTGCGCCACCAGGGCATGAGCTGA
- the folD gene encoding bifunctional methylenetetrahydrofolate dehydrogenase/methenyltetrahydrofolate cyclohydrolase FolD has translation MTAQLIDGNALSKQLRGEVAARAAKLTAQGVKPGLAVILVGDNPASQVYVRNKVKACEDAGLNSVLEKYEATMTEAELLARVEALNNDPSIHGILVQLPLPKHIDDHKVIEAISPAKDVDGFHVASAGALMVGEQGFKACTPYGCMKMLESIGMKDLRGKHAVVIGRSNIVGKPMAMMLLAANATVTITHSGTADLGAMTRQADIVVAAVGKRNVLTADMVKPGAVVIDVGMNRDEEGKLCGDVDFAGVKEVAGWITPVPGGVGPMTITMLLVNTMEAAERVAAVRG, from the coding sequence ATGACAGCCCAACTCATCGACGGCAACGCCCTGTCCAAACAACTCCGCGGTGAAGTCGCCGCCCGCGCCGCGAAACTGACTGCCCAAGGTGTCAAACCCGGTCTGGCCGTCATCCTTGTGGGTGACAACCCCGCGAGCCAGGTGTACGTGCGCAACAAGGTCAAGGCCTGTGAAGACGCCGGCCTGAACTCCGTGCTGGAAAAGTACGAGGCCACCATGACCGAAGCCGAATTGCTGGCGCGGGTCGAGGCGCTCAACAACGACCCGTCCATCCACGGCATCCTGGTGCAACTGCCCCTGCCCAAGCACATCGACGACCACAAGGTCATCGAAGCCATTTCGCCCGCCAAGGACGTGGACGGCTTCCATGTGGCCAGCGCCGGTGCGTTGATGGTGGGTGAGCAAGGCTTCAAGGCTTGCACGCCCTACGGCTGCATGAAGATGCTCGAATCCATCGGCATGAAGGACCTGCGCGGCAAGCACGCCGTGGTGATCGGCCGCTCCAACATCGTCGGCAAGCCCATGGCCATGATGCTGCTGGCGGCCAACGCCACCGTCACCATCACCCACAGCGGTACCGCCGATCTGGGCGCCATGACCCGTCAGGCCGACATCGTGGTGGCCGCCGTGGGCAAGCGCAATGTGCTGACGGCCGACATGGTCAAGCCCGGCGCCGTGGTGATCGACGTGGGCATGAACCGAGACGAAGAAGGCAAGCTCTGCGGAGACGTGGACTTCGCTGGCGTGAAGGAAGTGGCGGGCTGGATTACCCCTGTGCCCGGCGGTGTGGGCCCGATGACGATTACCATGTTGTTGGTCAACACCATGGAAGCGGCGGAGCGCGTTGCCGCCGTCCGTGGCTGA
- a CDS encoding response regulator transcription factor — protein sequence MSLIPKKGTVYVVDDDEAVRDSLQWLLEGKDYRVRCFDSAESFLARFDPREVACLIADIRMDGMSGLELQDKLLERKSPLPIVFITGHGDVPMAVNTMKKGAMDFIEKPFKEDALVALVERMLEQARTAFSQSQEAASREALLSRLTTREAQVLERIVAGRLNKQIADDLGISIKTVEAHRANVMEKLNANTVADLLKIALGANAPGAAQTK from the coding sequence ATGAGCTTGATCCCCAAAAAAGGCACTGTGTATGTGGTTGATGACGACGAGGCCGTTCGCGACTCGTTGCAGTGGCTGCTGGAAGGCAAGGACTACCGTGTCCGTTGCTTCGATTCCGCCGAATCCTTCCTGGCCCGTTTCGACCCCCGTGAAGTCGCTTGCCTGATCGCCGACATCCGCATGGATGGCATGAGCGGTCTGGAGCTGCAGGACAAGCTGCTGGAGCGCAAGTCCCCCCTGCCCATCGTGTTCATCACCGGCCACGGCGACGTGCCCATGGCTGTGAACACCATGAAAAAGGGTGCCATGGACTTCATCGAGAAGCCCTTCAAGGAAGACGCCCTGGTGGCCCTGGTGGAGCGCATGCTCGAACAGGCCCGCACCGCCTTCTCGCAGTCTCAGGAAGCTGCCAGCCGCGAGGCCCTGCTGTCGCGCCTGACCACGCGTGAGGCCCAGGTGCTGGAGCGCATCGTCGCCGGTCGCCTGAACAAGCAGATCGCCGACGATCTGGGCATCAGCATCAAGACCGTGGAAGCCCACCGAGCCAACGTGATGGAAAAGCTCAACGCCAACACCGTGGCCGACTTGCTCAAGATTGCCCTGGGTGCCAACGCACCTGGTGCCGCCCAGACCAAGTGA
- a CDS encoding PAS domain S-box protein gives MAFSASTNNPATLPMANPGQTNRLFWRWWRKQSPSQQDRYATLGPLVSVLLFLAAIIAAFWYLRNEELEREQESVKRDTEVVQQQIRLRLIENQEQLLRLGREISIKAVSPEQFMRQAGDFVRARPEVISVSWVQADESVKAARTTLSLPLDPGQAMDLDPLGTRPEQYDPLHVSKEQQSAFRLARERNQPIYSKPYANQMGGKVIQVHIPLIDRSGFIGTVVTEYSLESLMRYLVPREVAARHAMGLIQADGEMLTSTVGGESSNSARPTFMYDVIVTPVGNGLMLRGMGFKTSSNLIGNTLFWMVVALSALTVWTLMGTLRHMRRRSQIQKTLVQETNFRRAMENSMLTGMRTIDLEGRITYVNPAFCAMTGFSEEELIGCVPPYPYWPKDRLDEFNRMFQQELLGRSPMGGIEVVMQRRDGSQFDARMYVSPLIDAQGDQTGWMTSVTNITEAKRVRDQLTAAHERFTTVLEGLDAAVSVVSVQRGELLFANRSYRLWFGANPDAHAQLTGGEIMPDEVLDGDESVDHFGGLPTQALTNAGSDTREVFMDGVQKWFDVRARYVQWTDGHLAQMLIATDITARKHAEEAAARQAEKSQFTSRLITMGEMASTVAHELNQPLAAISNYCSGMISRVQSGSIDTEQLVGALEKTSRQAQRAGQIIHRIRQFVKRSEPQRQPAKVRDITDAVLELAVFEMKRRRVTLNTTVANRLPVLMADPILIEQVLLNLLKNAAEAIDSAQMPQSRRIIDLRVAQRKTEEQGPVVEFSVSDGGPGMKEEMLARLFEAFHSTKAEGLGIGLSLCRSIIESHHGRIKAENIYNEDMVVGCRFTFTLPIDSGSATDFADTVTPPSNDLLADNP, from the coding sequence ATGGCATTTTCTGCATCCACCAACAACCCGGCGACCTTGCCCATGGCAAACCCCGGCCAGACCAACCGTTTGTTCTGGCGCTGGTGGCGCAAGCAGTCTCCCTCTCAGCAAGACCGGTATGCGACCCTGGGGCCGCTGGTTTCCGTGCTGCTGTTTCTGGCGGCGATCATTGCCGCGTTCTGGTATTTGCGGAATGAGGAACTGGAGCGCGAGCAGGAGTCGGTCAAACGCGACACTGAGGTGGTTCAGCAACAAATTCGCCTGCGCCTGATTGAAAACCAGGAGCAATTGCTTCGGCTGGGGCGCGAAATCAGCATCAAGGCCGTCTCGCCCGAGCAGTTCATGCGCCAGGCGGGCGATTTCGTGCGCGCGCGCCCCGAGGTCATCAGCGTCTCGTGGGTGCAGGCCGACGAAAGCGTCAAGGCCGCACGCACCACCCTGAGCCTGCCGCTGGACCCTGGCCAGGCCATGGACCTGGACCCTCTGGGGACGCGGCCCGAGCAATACGACCCATTGCACGTCAGCAAGGAGCAGCAAAGCGCCTTCCGACTGGCCCGTGAACGCAACCAGCCGATCTATTCCAAACCTTACGCCAACCAGATGGGCGGCAAGGTCATCCAGGTCCACATCCCGCTGATCGACCGCAGCGGCTTCATCGGCACGGTGGTGACCGAGTACTCGCTCGAATCACTGATGCGCTACCTCGTCCCGCGCGAGGTGGCCGCGCGGCACGCCATGGGCCTGATCCAGGCGGATGGCGAGATGCTGACCAGCACGGTGGGGGGCGAAAGCAGCAACTCGGCCAGGCCCACCTTCATGTATGACGTCATCGTCACCCCGGTGGGCAACGGGCTGATGTTGCGCGGCATGGGTTTCAAGACCTCGTCCAACCTGATCGGCAACACCCTGTTCTGGATGGTGGTGGCCTTGTCCGCACTCACGGTCTGGACACTGATGGGCACCTTGCGCCACATGCGCCGGCGCTCCCAGATCCAGAAGACGCTGGTGCAGGAAACCAATTTCCGCCGGGCGATGGAGAACTCCATGCTCACTGGCATGCGCACCATCGACCTGGAAGGCCGCATCACCTACGTGAACCCGGCTTTCTGCGCCATGACCGGCTTCTCGGAAGAAGAGCTGATCGGCTGTGTGCCGCCCTACCCCTACTGGCCCAAGGACCGGCTCGACGAGTTCAACCGCATGTTCCAGCAGGAACTGCTCGGCCGCAGCCCCATGGGCGGCATCGAGGTGGTGATGCAGCGCCGCGACGGCAGCCAGTTTGACGCCCGCATGTACGTGTCGCCCCTGATCGACGCCCAGGGCGACCAGACCGGCTGGATGACCTCGGTGACCAACATCACCGAAGCCAAGCGCGTGCGCGACCAGCTCACCGCGGCCCACGAGCGTTTCACCACCGTGCTGGAAGGGCTGGATGCGGCCGTGTCCGTGGTGTCCGTTCAGCGCGGCGAGTTGCTGTTTGCCAACCGCTCCTACCGCCTGTGGTTCGGCGCCAACCCGGACGCCCACGCGCAACTCACCGGCGGCGAAATCATGCCCGACGAGGTGCTGGACGGCGACGAGTCCGTGGACCACTTCGGCGGCCTGCCCACCCAGGCCCTGACCAATGCTGGCAGCGACACCCGCGAAGTCTTCATGGACGGCGTCCAGAAATGGTTCGACGTGCGCGCCCGCTACGTGCAGTGGACCGACGGCCACCTGGCTCAGATGCTGATCGCCACCGACATCACCGCCCGCAAGCACGCCGAAGAGGCCGCCGCCCGCCAGGCCGAAAAGTCGCAGTTCACCAGCCGCCTGATCACCATGGGCGAGATGGCCTCGACCGTGGCCCACGAGCTCAACCAGCCACTGGCGGCCATCTCCAACTACTGCAGCGGCATGATCAGCCGGGTGCAGTCCGGCAGCATCGACACCGAGCAGCTCGTCGGTGCGTTGGAAAAGACCTCCCGCCAGGCGCAACGGGCTGGCCAGATCATCCACCGCATCCGCCAGTTCGTGAAACGCAGCGAGCCGCAACGCCAGCCCGCCAAGGTGCGCGACATCACCGACGCCGTGCTCGAATTGGCCGTGTTCGAGATGAAACGCCGCCGGGTGACGCTCAACACCACGGTCGCCAACCGCCTGCCCGTCCTCATGGCGGACCCGATCCTGATCGAGCAGGTGCTGCTGAACCTGCTGAAAAATGCGGCAGAAGCCATCGATTCGGCGCAGATGCCACAGTCGCGTCGGATCATCGATCTGCGCGTCGCCCAGCGCAAAACCGAAGAACAGGGGCCGGTGGTGGAGTTCTCGGTCAGCGACGGCGGCCCCGGCATGAAAGAAGAGATGCTGGCGCGGCTGTTCGAGGCCTTCCACTCCACCAAGGCCGAGGGCCTGGGGATAGGCCTTAGTCTGTGCAGATCCATCATTGAGTCACATCATGGCCGTATCAAGGCCGAGAACATCTACAATGAGGACATGGTGGTAGGTTGTCGTTTCACGTTCACCCTGCCGATTGACAGTGGGAGTGCCACGGATTTCGCAGATACCGTCACGCCCCCTTCCAACGACTTACTTGCCGATAACCCATGA